The nucleotide window CGGGTGCATTGCGGTGGGCCAGCTCGTCCACCAGTGCGATCTGCGGGCGCCGCGCCAGCAGCGCGTCCAGGTCCATCTCCTCCAGCCAGCGGCCCTGGTAGGCCACGCGCCTGCGCGGCAGGATCTCCAGCCCCTCGGTCAGAGCGGCGGTCTCCCCGCGCCCGTGGGTCTCGACGATGCCGACCACCACGTCCCGTCCCTGCCGCCGCAGTTCGCGGGCGCGCGACAGCATGGTGTAGGTCTTGCCCACGCCGGGCGCGGCGCCCAGGAAGATCGTCAGCCGCCCGCTCCGTTCGCGCTGCAGGTGGTCGATCAGGGCATCGGCCTGGCGGTGTCGGGCATCGGTCATGGGCCTATTCTGCCTGTTGTCGTGGTGCGCCCATCGCGTGCCGCATCCGGAATGCGGTCAGCGCAGTGGCATATGGTGGGCCAGCGCCATGACCACCAAGGCATAGCCGATGGCGGCCATCAAGAGGGCGGCCCGGAACGCCAGCTCGCGGCGCCAGGCGCCGAGGCGCCGCCTGCGGCCGGCCAGCCCCTTCTGACATCGATCATGTTCCATGGTGCATCACTCCGGTTCTCGCGCCCCGTCCAGGGCCAGGTTGAGTTCCAGCACATTGATGCGCGGCGCGCCGAGCAGGCCGAACTGCGGGGACTCGGTGTGGGTCGCGACCCGTCGTTCGACCTCGTCCACCGGCAGGCCGCGCGCGCGGGCCACGCGGGCAACCTGGATCTGCACCGCGGCCGGTGAGAGATGCGGGTCGATGCCGCCGCCGGACTGGGTCACAAGGTCGCTGGGTACCGCGTCGGGCGCCACGCCCTCGCGCGCAGCGACCGCGGCCCGCGCTTCATCGATACGGCTGCGCAGGTCGGGGTTGGTACGGGCCTGGTTGCTGCCGGCCAGCGCCATCACGTCGTACTTCGCCGCGGAGGGACGCGACTGGAAGTAGCGGTCGTCGGCGAACGGCTGGGCGACCAGCGAGGAACCGACCACCTTGCCGTCGCGTTCGATCAGGCTGCCGGTGGCCTGGTGCGGGAACAGCATGCGGCCCAGGCCGGCGCCGGCCAGGGAGTACAGCAGACCGAAACCGAGCAGGGTCACGCCGGCCAGCACGAGGGCCGGGCGCCAGACCGGCGCTGCGGCGGTGGAAGAAGGAGAAGAGGTGGTCATGGGAAGTCCTCAGGCGCCGATGACGGCGGCCAGCAACAGGTCGATGAGCTTGATCGCAGCGAACGGCAGCAGCACGCCGCCCACGCCGTAGACCAGCATGTTCCGGCGCAGCAGCGCGGTGGCGCCGGCCGGGCGGAAGCGCACGCCGCGCAGCGCCAGCGGGATCAGCAGCGGGATGATGATGGCGTTGAAGATCAGCGCCGCCAGCACGGCATTCGTCGGGCTGGAAAGCCGCATCACGTCGAGCGCGCCCATCGACGGGATGGCGGCGGCGAACAGCGCCGGCAGGATGGCGAAATACTTCGACACATCGTTGGCCAGCGAGAACGTGGTCAGCGCGCCGCGCGTGATCAGCTGCT belongs to Pseudoxanthomonas sp. F37 and includes:
- the kdpC gene encoding potassium-transporting ATPase subunit KdpC encodes the protein MTTSSPSSTAAAPVWRPALVLAGVTLLGFGLLYSLAGAGLGRMLFPHQATGSLIERDGKVVGSSLVAQPFADDRYFQSRPSAAKYDVMALAGSNQARTNPDLRSRIDEARAAVAAREGVAPDAVPSDLVTQSGGGIDPHLSPAAVQIQVARVARARGLPVDEVERRVATHTESPQFGLLGAPRINVLELNLALDGAREPE